In the Gossypium arboreum isolate Shixiya-1 chromosome 10, ASM2569848v2, whole genome shotgun sequence genome, one interval contains:
- the LOC108487786 gene encoding cysteine-rich receptor-like protein kinase 46 — translation MKIQKNPIFIDPLLPPSMAGAALLIIFSLIVISVRSYADTRLDLVARSCETTTVQNKDDYLKNYESILQKMEPEMYRNKFAFNEAGKPPDKIYVLSQCMNDLSSVECAQCFARISNILPACFPTTGGRVYLDGCFIRANNYSFYREVTADGDINRCSDDVDTNEDFKMVLRDMLPRMVHKAPDKKGFALFQESRNGTTVHGMAQCWKILDKEMCSSCLADAVDLVFRCVPSKEGRALNAGCFLRYSTYDFGHDTNAGAVHLCFVDAIISFIIYIFLTAVVCTLAVAIGLRLGKMAYKQMNPRREWKGKEVDLAALDQAMKFLQFKFSTLEKATDCFNEANKLGSGGYGEVFKGTLPDGREIAVKRLYVNGRNRSREIYNEMDVISKAQHKNLVRCLGGCFTIIENFLVYEYLANKSLDGILFDPEKKKELDWGKRQKIIMGTAEGLEYLHKGCEVRIIHRDIKASNILLDIKFRPKIADFGLARLCSRDSDRISLVNNTVAGTFGYMAPEYIAKGRLTEKVDVYSFGVLMLEIISGVKNTKIESDNYFETLVTDAWRHFQSNTTTKIIDESLNSEDQIEEIKRQIQLGLLCTQAEPTLRPNMSKVLQILRHKDMDLPSPTKPPFLDESLILSASSFNTLPSKSQTNINFPEKSQTNDNLHRHDQQDYSNL, via the exons atgaaaatacaaAAGAATCCCATCTTCATTGATCCTCTACTTCCTCCTTCCATGGCAGGCGCAGCTCTCTTGATCATCTTCTCTTTAATCGTCATCTCCGTACGTTCTTATGCAGACACTCGACTCGACCTTGTTGCCCGTTCATGCGAGACGACCACGGTGCAGAACAAGGATGATTACTTGAAGAATTACGAGTCCATCCTTCAAAAGATGGAACCGGAGATGTATCGTAACAAGTTTGCGTTTAATGAAGCCGGAAAGCCGCCTGATAAAATTTACGTGTTATCGCAGTGCATGAATGATCTCTCGAGCGTTGAATGCGCCCAATGCTTTGCGAGGATCAGTAATATTTTACCGGCTTGTTTCCCGACCACCGGTGGTCGTGTTTATCTTGATGGTTGCTTTATAAGGGCTAACAATTATAGTTTCTATAGGGAAGTCACTGCAGATGGTGATATCAAT AGATGCAGCGATGATGTCGACACCAACGAAGATTTCAAGATGGTATTGAGAGACATGTTGCCCAGGATGGTTCACAAGGCTCCCGACAAAAAAGGGTTTGCCTTGTTCCAAGAGTCGAGGAATGGGACCACGGTTCATGGGATGGCTCAGTGCTGGAAAATCTTGGATAAGGAAATGTGCTCCTCTTGTCTCGCCGATGCCGTCGACCTCGTCTTCCGGTGCGTGCCCTCTAAAGAAGGTCGTGCGCTCAATGCTGGCTGCTTTTTGCGTTATTCCACTTATGATTTCGGTCATGACACCAATGCTGGTGCA GTTCATTTGTGTTTTGTAGATGCCATAATATCGTTCATAATTTACATCTTTTTAACGGCTGTGGTCTGCACATTGGCCGTTGCCATTGGACTGCGTTTGGGGAAAATGGCTTACAAACAGATGAATCCTCGACGTGAATGGAAAG GGAAAGAGGTGGACCTGGCCGCACTAGATCAGGCCATGAAATTCTTGCAGTTCAAATTTTCAACACTAGAGAAAGCAACTGATTGCTTCAATGAAGCTAACAAGCTTGGCTCTGGAGGATATGGTGAAGTATTTAAG GGAACATTACCAGATGGAAGAGAAATTGCAGTAAAACGATTATATGTAAATGGAAGGAATCGAAGTAGAGAAATATACAATGAGATGGATGTTATCAGTAAAGCCCAACATAAAAACTTGGTTCGTTGCCTTGGCGGTTGCTTTACCATTATTGAGAATTTCCTCGTCTATGAATACCTTGCTAACAAAAGCCTCGACGGCATCTTATTTG ATCCTGAGAAGAAGAAAGAGTTGGATTGGGGAAAAAGGCAGAAAATAATTATGGGAACAGCCGAAGGTTTGGAATATCTACACAAAGGCTGCGAAGTTCGGATCATTCATCGAGACATCAAGGCCAGTAACATCTTGTTGGACATCAAATTTCGACCCAAAATCGCGGATTTTGGCCTCGCCAGGCTCTGTTCCCGCGATTCCGATAGGATATCCCTCGTCAACAACACTGTGGCCGGTACTTT CGGATACATGGCTCCCGAATACATAGCCAAAGGAAGATTAACTGAAAAAGTGGATGTTTATAGTTTTGGAGTTCTAATGCTTGAAATCATCAGTGGAGTTAAAAACACCAAAATCGAATCCGACAATTATTTCGAAACCTTGGTGACTGAT GCATGGAGGCATTTTCAATCAAACACAACAACAAAAATCATCGATGAAAGCTTGAATTCGGAGGATCAAATTGAAGAAATAAAGAGACAAATCCAACTGGGTTTGCTGTGCACACAAGCGGAGCCAACTTTAAGACCAAATATGTCCAAGGTTCTTCAGATTTTAAGACATAAAGACATGGATTTGCCTTCCCCGACTAAACCTCCATTTTTGGATGAATCTCTTATTTTATCTGCTTCTAGCTTCAATACTCTTCCATCAAAATCCCAGACCAATATTAATTTTCCAGAAAAATCCCAAACCAATGATAATTTACATAGACATGATCAACAAGATTATTCTAATTTGTAA